One window from the genome of Lentisphaera araneosa HTCC2155 encodes:
- the rplL gene encoding 50S ribosomal protein L7/L12 has translation MSEVVLSEAHEALVKSIEEMSVLELTTLVKALEDRLGVSAAAPVAVAAAGGAAAPAEAAEEQTEFDVVLAAYPADKKIAVIKVVRSATGLGLKDAKDLVEGAPKTVKEAAAKDEADKIKKDLEEAGATVELK, from the coding sequence ATGTCTGAAGTTGTATTATCAGAAGCACACGAAGCACTCGTCAAATCTATCGAAGAAATGTCAGTACTTGAACTCACTACACTCGTTAAAGCTCTCGAAGACCGTCTCGGCGTATCTGCTGCTGCTCCAGTAGCTGTTGCTGCTGCTGGTGGCGCTGCTGCTCCTGCAGAAGCTGCAGAAGAGCAAACTGAGTTTGATGTAGTACTTGCAGCATACCCTGCTGACAAGAAAATCGCTGTAATTAAAGTTGTACGTTCTGCAACTGGTCTTGGTCTTAAGGACGCAAAAGATCTCGTTGAAGGCGCGCCTAAAACTGTTAAAGAAGCGGCTGCAAAAGACGAAGCTGACAAAATCAAGAAAGATCTTGAAGAAGCTGGTGCAACTGTTGAACTTAAGTAA
- the rpoB gene encoding DNA-directed RNA polymerase subunit beta, whose protein sequence is MAIRQNFGKLEEVIDTPDLISVQLESFREFLQETTNPDSREKKGLQEAFNEIFPIKSFDENCILNFVKYEIGTPNVNMYDCLKDGESYQAGLHVTFELEIKDENGKSELFEERVFMGDIPVMTPRATFIINGAERVIISQLHRTPGICFEAGKSTSNKTLYSFRIIPDRGSWMEVQYDNHDLIYIFMDRRRRRRKFLISTFLRAVYSESNYDLLDCVYGVQNVTVASLAKDESTLAEKILVDDITDENGTLIAKTLEPLSSSILDLVKDAGVKKLDIVDTHELGTTFITNLEKDPTTNREDALKYIYKKMRPGDPANIENAQGLLNRLFFDLKSYDLGKVGRYKIQQRLRNAFDGDQFKSKDLPLPTEERTLTPSDMVAATITLMKIKNTHGRVDDIDHLGSRRVRSVGELVQNQFRSGLSRTERLIRERMTLYDKNSTAIMPSKLINPKALQSVVRDFFGRSQLSQFMDQTNPLSELTAKRRLSALGPGGLSRERAGFEVRDVHSSHYGRICPIETPEGPNIGLISSLACYAKINPYGFLETPYRKFVDGKVTEEIEYVTGDIEEDFVVAQANTVLNDDNTVAEAYVLARTDGDSVEVEKDKITHMDVSPKQLISPATGCIPFIEHDDANRALMGSNMQRQAVPLLKPDSPLVGTGMEALVAKGSRAVLTAKADGIVASSVSDKIIITKDGVLKDEEDLKPENIYNLYKFMRSNSSTCMNQKPLVKAGDVVKAGDVIADGFGTDNGELALGQNVLVAFMPWCGYNFEDAIIISERLVQDDVFTSIHIAEASIQARDTKLGPEEITRDTPNVGEEALRNLGPEGVIRLGSEVGPGDILVGKITPKSETELAPEERLLRAIFGDKAADVKDSSLYVASSTSGIVMDIRVDRKIDPTKAAVTKSDLKRKRKEIDAEYKVQYNEFLEDLAEKLGAILLGSKLSNDIVSKDGKETIIVPANRKITKVLLRKLSAQHDNYTMVDSPAKAQIDEVMGNFKPRLNDIRLRNSEKIDQLADENSQERGVIKSVKVYIASKRKISVGDKMAGRHGNKGIISNIVPKSDLPFMKDGTVVDIILNPLGVPSRMNVGQILETHLGMAANRMGIKIATPVFDGCPESIINDMLEEVGYDRDGKARLYDGRTGDSFDQRITVGMIYMLKLDHLVVNKIHARAVGPYSLVTQQPLGGKAQHGGQRFGEMEVWALEAYGAAYTLQEMLTVKSDDVEGRTRIYESIVRGDNSLVAGLPESFNVLMKEMMSLCLDIRLRKE, encoded by the coding sequence ATGGCAATTCGTCAAAACTTTGGAAAACTTGAAGAAGTTATCGATACACCTGACTTGATTTCTGTTCAGCTTGAATCATTCAGAGAATTTTTACAGGAAACTACCAATCCTGATAGTCGTGAAAAAAAAGGTCTTCAAGAGGCTTTCAACGAAATTTTCCCGATTAAGAGCTTCGATGAAAACTGTATTTTAAATTTTGTCAAATATGAAATTGGCACCCCAAATGTGAACATGTATGATTGCCTAAAGGATGGCGAAAGCTACCAAGCTGGACTTCACGTTACATTCGAATTAGAAATTAAAGATGAAAACGGCAAATCCGAATTATTTGAAGAGCGCGTATTTATGGGTGATATCCCCGTAATGACCCCCCGTGCCACTTTCATCATTAATGGCGCAGAACGTGTAATTATCTCCCAGCTTCATAGAACGCCTGGTATCTGCTTTGAAGCAGGCAAATCTACAAGTAACAAAACACTTTATTCTTTCAGAATTATTCCAGATCGTGGTTCTTGGATGGAAGTCCAATATGACAACCATGACCTCATTTATATTTTCATGGATCGTCGTCGTAGACGTCGCAAATTCCTAATTAGTACTTTCCTCCGCGCTGTATATAGCGAAAGCAATTACGATCTTCTCGATTGTGTGTACGGTGTACAAAACGTCACTGTTGCGTCACTCGCAAAAGACGAAAGTACTCTTGCAGAAAAGATTCTCGTTGACGATATCACAGATGAAAATGGTACGCTCATTGCTAAGACTTTAGAGCCACTTTCATCTTCAATTCTTGACCTTGTTAAAGATGCAGGCGTTAAAAAGCTCGATATCGTTGATACTCACGAGCTCGGTACGACTTTCATCACTAACCTCGAAAAAGATCCTACGACTAATCGCGAAGATGCACTTAAGTACATCTACAAGAAAATGCGTCCTGGTGATCCAGCTAATATCGAGAATGCACAAGGTTTACTCAACCGTCTTTTCTTTGACCTCAAATCTTATGACTTGGGCAAAGTTGGTCGTTATAAGATTCAGCAGCGTTTACGCAATGCTTTTGATGGCGATCAGTTCAAATCTAAAGATTTACCTTTACCGACTGAGGAGCGTACATTAACGCCTTCCGACATGGTTGCAGCTACAATTACTCTGATGAAAATCAAAAATACTCACGGGCGAGTTGATGATATTGATCACTTGGGTAGCCGTCGTGTTCGTAGTGTTGGTGAACTCGTACAAAATCAATTCCGTTCAGGACTTAGCCGCACAGAGCGCCTTATTCGTGAGCGTATGACTCTTTATGATAAGAATAGCACGGCCATTATGCCTTCTAAGCTTATCAATCCTAAAGCACTTCAGAGTGTTGTTCGCGACTTTTTTGGTCGTTCACAACTTTCTCAGTTCATGGATCAAACTAACCCACTCTCAGAACTTACTGCAAAGCGTCGTCTTTCTGCATTAGGTCCAGGTGGATTAAGTCGTGAACGTGCTGGCTTCGAAGTTCGAGATGTTCACTCTTCTCACTACGGTAGAATTTGTCCTATTGAGACTCCAGAGGGACCAAATATTGGTCTTATTTCTTCACTTGCGTGTTACGCAAAAATCAACCCTTACGGTTTCCTAGAAACTCCTTACCGCAAATTCGTTGACGGTAAAGTGACTGAAGAGATCGAATACGTAACGGGCGATATTGAAGAAGATTTCGTAGTTGCTCAGGCAAATACAGTACTCAATGATGACAACACAGTTGCCGAAGCATACGTACTCGCTCGTACAGATGGTGACTCAGTCGAAGTTGAGAAAGATAAAATTACTCACATGGACGTTAGTCCAAAGCAGTTGATCTCTCCTGCTACAGGTTGTATCCCCTTCATTGAACACGATGATGCGAACCGCGCACTCATGGGGTCAAACATGCAACGTCAAGCCGTGCCACTCCTCAAGCCAGATTCACCACTCGTTGGTACAGGCATGGAAGCATTGGTTGCTAAAGGTTCTAGAGCCGTACTTACCGCTAAGGCTGATGGTATTGTTGCGAGTTCTGTGTCTGATAAAATCATCATCACTAAAGATGGCGTTTTAAAAGACGAAGAAGACCTTAAGCCTGAAAATATTTATAACCTCTACAAGTTCATGAGATCAAACTCTTCAACTTGTATGAACCAAAAGCCACTTGTTAAAGCTGGCGACGTCGTTAAAGCTGGCGATGTAATTGCTGATGGTTTCGGTACTGATAACGGTGAGCTTGCTCTCGGTCAAAACGTACTCGTTGCCTTCATGCCTTGGTGTGGTTACAACTTTGAGGATGCGATCATTATCTCTGAACGTCTAGTTCAAGATGACGTGTTCACTTCTATTCACATTGCTGAAGCGAGTATTCAAGCACGTGATACTAAGTTGGGCCCAGAAGAAATCACTCGCGACACACCAAATGTTGGTGAAGAAGCGCTCCGCAACCTCGGTCCAGAAGGTGTTATCCGTCTTGGTTCTGAAGTTGGACCTGGTGATATCCTCGTAGGTAAAATTACTCCTAAGTCAGAAACTGAACTTGCTCCTGAAGAACGTCTTCTCCGTGCAATTTTCGGTGACAAAGCTGCCGATGTGAAAGATTCTTCACTCTATGTTGCTTCTAGTACTTCTGGTATCGTGATGGATATTCGCGTAGACCGCAAAATCGATCCAACTAAAGCGGCTGTAACTAAGAGTGATCTTAAGCGTAAGCGTAAAGAAATTGATGCTGAATACAAAGTTCAGTACAATGAGTTCCTCGAAGATCTCGCTGAGAAACTCGGTGCAATCCTCTTAGGTTCTAAGCTTTCAAACGACATCGTCTCTAAAGATGGCAAAGAAACAATTATTGTCCCAGCTAATCGTAAGATCACGAAAGTTCTTCTTAGAAAACTTTCTGCTCAGCATGACAACTACACAATGGTTGACTCACCTGCAAAAGCTCAGATCGACGAAGTTATGGGTAACTTCAAACCACGTCTCAACGACATTCGTCTCCGTAACTCAGAGAAAATCGATCAACTCGCTGACGAAAACAGTCAAGAGCGCGGTGTTATAAAGTCAGTAAAAGTCTACATCGCTTCTAAGCGTAAGATCTCTGTAGGTGATAAAATGGCCGGTCGTCACGGTAACAAAGGTATTATTTCTAATATCGTACCAAAGTCTGACCTACCATTTATGAAAGACGGTACAGTTGTTGACATCATACTTAACCCGCTCGGTGTACCATCACGTATGAACGTTGGTCAGATCCTCGAGACTCACTTAGGTATGGCTGCTAATCGTATGGGTATCAAAATTGCTACTCCAGTATTCGATGGTTGCCCAGAGTCTATAATCAACGACATGCTAGAAGAAGTTGGTTACGATCGCGATGGTAAGGCACGTCTCTATGATGGTCGTACAGGTGATTCTTTCGACCAACGTATTACTGTCGGTATGATCTACATGCTTAAGCTTGATCACCTTGTGGTTAACAAAATTCACGCACGTGCGGTTGGTCCTTACTCGCTCGTTACACAACAGCCTCTTGGTGGTAAAGCACAGCACGGTGGTCAGCGTTTCGGTGAGATGGAAGTATGGGCACTCGAAGCTTACGGTGCCGCTTACACACTTCAGGAAATGCTCACAGTTAAATCCGATGACGTTGAAGGTAGAACTCGTATCTATGAGTCAATTGTTCGCGGTGACAATAGTTTAGTAGCCGGCTTGCCGGAATCATTTAATGTATTGATGAAAGAGATGATGAGTCTCTGTCTTGATATTCGTCTTAGAAAGGAATAG